From a single Bacteroidales bacterium genomic region:
- a CDS encoding 4Fe-4S dicluster domain-containing protein, giving the protein MNLIEELFSDVHIRHSLYACIQCGICTGVCPAAQIYDYDPRILVNLVQKRNEQVLTELLQSDYIWYCGECMSCKTRCPRDNTPGEIVIALRQLSQRKGYFVSSRRGRQQYVIRKTIGESILQEGYCVYFDHVDLDRFPEQGPTWQWVRDHRNEILSKVGASYQQKTAGPMRKIREEDLQELKKIFEVTGASQLFQLIDDYSRNVMMEENKSEEEYIREIFEK; this is encoded by the coding sequence ATGAATTTAATTGAGGAATTGTTCTCGGATGTCCACATACGGCATAGTTTGTATGCTTGTATCCAATGCGGAATCTGCACGGGCGTATGTCCGGCAGCTCAAATATACGATTACGACCCAAGAATTCTTGTTAATCTTGTTCAAAAGAGAAATGAACAAGTTTTAACTGAGCTACTTCAGAGTGATTACATTTGGTATTGTGGTGAATGCATGTCGTGCAAGACACGATGTCCACGAGATAACACTCCTGGTGAAATAGTCATTGCTCTTCGTCAACTTTCGCAACGGAAAGGATATTTTGTTTCCTCTCGAAGAGGACGCCAGCAATATGTTATTCGTAAAACCATAGGTGAAAGCATTCTTCAGGAAGGATATTGTGTCTATTTCGATCATGTTGACCTCGATCGTTTTCCTGAACAAGGACCTACATGGCAATGGGTTCGAGATCATCGGAATGAAATTCTTTCTAAGGTGGGTGCAAGTTATCAACAAAAAACAGCTGGTCCCATGAGGAAAATTAGGGAGGAGGATCTTCAAGAACTGAAAAAAATTTTTGAAGTCACTGGGGCCAGCCAATTATTTCAACTGATTGATGATTAT